The genomic segment CTGGAAAGAAATAAGTTACTCAGACCTGGAAATACAGGCAGGGCAAATGGCATATTTATGGAAAAATTCAGGGGTCAGCCCCGGCCAGACCATATGTATAATCCATCCTTTGGGAGAAAAATTTATTATCTCTCTTTTGGCAGGATTAAAGCTTGGATTAATTATATCCCATATTCTTCCCCAGGGCAGATCATACCTGGAAAAACGACTGGAAATGCTTGCTCCTGACCATATAGCCTCAGATTCAATATATACATCCATGATTGTTCAATGGAAAGACAGGATTCTTAATCAAAGCTTTGTTTTTAAAGAAATATCAGCAGATATTGACCAGTCATATTCATACAGGTCAGGAGATACGGTATTTAAATGTTTTGATCCTTCAAGCATTACTCCCCACATACCTGTTGATATTAATGCTGATTTTTCCTATCTCTGTCCAATGCGGGACGGTATTATCGGGCTTGGTTTACGTCCCGGCAACATTTATGCAGCCCCTGGATTTCATTTTTCAGAAACACAGCCTGCCCTTGTTCTGTCAGGACTGCTGACTGGGGCGGCCTTTCTCCATCTTGAACAGGAACGTATTTTTGATAATCCTGAAATTCTTACAAACTGTCCTTTAAAAGCCATAGGCATAAATCAAAGAATCAGGGATTTTTTAATACAAAATCCCATAGAAATTGGAAATCTCTGGAAATTCTGGTTCCGCAATCCTGCTGAATCATCAGATATGGATAAATGGCATTCATTTATCCACAGGTTAAAGCTGGATAATGTTTTGGCAGGAAATCTTAAATGGGAACCGGTCTCAGGGGGATGTTCCTTGTTTTCCATAAAACATACAGGCATGGCAGATGTTAATGTTTTACCTTCAGCAGGTGTTAAATGGGGACTGGCTGACATGGCTGATACCAGTATGGAAGCTCTGGGGGAATTTGGAGTCCTTTGCCTGGAGTCTTTTGATAAAGACAGCAAAGCAAAAACCGTACTGGCAGATATAATAACAAAAAACCGGGATCAATGGATATTTACAGGTTCAAATCTTTCAGGAAAGGCAGGAAGGCATTATCCTTTAGAGGAAGTTCTTGAATTAATAAATAATAAGATGCCGGGTATCTGCTGCACCATTGTACAGGTTCCTGGTGAACCTGTTTTTGACCTTATTATTTTTACTGGAACAAAAGATACAAATGAACCTGAACTCATAAAATCAATTTACAATATAATAGAAAAAGAACTTGGCAGGGAGTTTATCCCTGACCGCATAAAAATTTTCCCGTATTATCCAAGATGTGATCAAAATGGCAATACTGATCACCACTGGTGTCAATCACAATATATTACAGGAGGGCTTAATAAAAAATCCAAAAATGAGATTTATCAATATATATCCAGGATAAGGGAATCTCTTTTTGATTTTAACTCACCATGATTGATTAACAACTTTTAAAAAAGGAGACAAGTATGGCAATTCAGGATGAAATTCCAAAATCAAGACTAACGCTGAGGTATAAAACAGAGGTAAACGGGCAGCCCGAAGATGTATCCCTTCCTTTGAGACTTCTTGTTGCAAATGACTTTTCCCTGGGCTCATCCAAAGACAGGAAGGTTGATCTTGACGAAAGGCGCATTCGCAGTATGAACGGCAAAAATACCGATTCTGTTATGAAAGACATGGGCATAAAGGTTAATTTTGCAGTACCGAATAAGATAGACCCGGATAAAGCAGAGGATATGCAGGTGGATATTCCTATTGACAGCATCCGGGCATTTTCTCCAGATCAGGTTGCAAAACATGTACCTAAAGTCAAAAGTCTTTTAATGCTCAAGGAACTGATGGAAGAGGTAATTTCCAATGTTGACAACAGAAAGGATTTTAGAAAGCTCCTGGGAGAGCTTATGAGCAATGAAGAAGCTCTGGCAAAGATGATGGAAGAATTAAAAGGATATGAAAGCCTTAAACTGCCCTCTGCTGGTTAAGGTCAACAGACTAATCTATTTTCCATATTAAAGAAATTTAATAAAGATTAAAAAATTCGAGGAGGGATATAATAATGGCTGAAGAAACCCAGACTCAGGAAAAAACAGAACAAGCGGCAGAATCTCTTGATCTTAAAAGATTCTTGTCGAGTATGCGCCTTAAGACTGAAATAAGCGAGCCTGTTCCCATGATTCAAGATGATTTTCAAGTTGTTGCTGCAGATGTAAGTGATGAAGACCGGTTTTTGTCTTCCATGGCAGCACTTCTTCTTAATGTTGATGTATCAGAACGCCGTCTTGACAAAGGAAAGATACTCGAGGTCATAGCCAGGATAGATAAAATGGTTAATGACCAGTTAAATGAAATTATCCATAACGAGCAGTTTAAACAGGTTGAATCTGCCTGGCTTTCACTCAACAACCTTATCCAGACCACAAACTTCAAGGCAAACATTATGATTGATGTTCTTGATGTGAGCAAGGATGAACTGGCAGAAGATTTTGAAGCCAATGCAGTTGATATTACAAGCAGCGCTCTTTTTAAAAAGGTTTATGTGGCTGAATATGACCAGTACGGGGGCAAACCATATGGTGCCATTATCGGCGGATATGAACTTGACCATACCCCTGCTGATGAATTCTGGCTTAAGATTATGGGCAAGATTGCTGCTGCAAGTCATGCTCCGTTTATCGGGTCTGTTTCTCCAAAATTTTTTGGATGCGAGACTATTGAAGAGCTGTCTGCAATAAAAGACCTTGAGGGCCTGATGAATCAGCCTAAGTATGCATCCTGGAATAAATTAAGAGAGTCTGAGGAAGCTGCTTATGTGGGCCTGGCACTTCCAAGATATATTGTGCGCCTGCCTTACAGTCCAACAACAAACCCCTGCCGTGAATTAAATTTTGAAGAAAAAATCCAGGGAGATAATTCCGCAGATTATCTCTGGGGTTCTGCTGTTATTCCCTTTGCCCAGAACATGGTACGCTCCTTTGAACAGAGCGGATGGTGTCAGTATCTCCGGGGTCCTAAAGGGGGAGGACTTGTGCGGGGTCTGCCTGTTCATATGTTTAATATCCGCGGTGAAGACGAGATGAAGGTTCCTGTTGAAATGGTAATCCCTGATTACAGGGAGCTTGAATATGCCAACGCTGGTTTTATGCCCATGGTATATAGAAAAGGTACAGGAGATGCCTGTTTTTTTAGCTGCCAGTCCATTAAAAAAGCCAAAAAATTCAAGGATCCCAAAGATTCTGAAAATGCACAGCTTGTTACCAATATTTCTTATACCTTTTCCATCACACGTATAGCCCATTATGTTAAGTGTATTATGCGCGACAATATAGGGAGCAGTGCAAATGCTCCATATATAAAGGATACACTCACAAAATGGATAAACAAATATATTACAACTGTTGTCAATCCTGATGATCTGACCCTTCGTTATTATCCTTTTAAAGCTGCTTCAGTTGAAGTAGTGGAGCAGGAAGGCATGATCGGATGGTATAGCTGCAGTATCGGGATTCTTCCCCATATTCAGTTTGAAGGTATGGATGTGGAGTTAAGACTTGATGCGCGTTTGTAACTTTTCGATTAAAATTTTAATTAACGATTTATTATGAAAGGAGATTTATCATGGCAGACATATCTTTTAGTTGTGATGTAAATCAGGCATTTAACTTTGAGATGGATAAACAGGTTGTTGTTGGACATCTTGATACCCTTACTATAGGAACAACTGCTCTGGAAATTGACTTGACAGTAACCGACCCTTTAGCCCCTGAAGGAGATTCAAAAACAGTGTGTGGTGTTCTATCAGGTATTTTCTGGACAGGCGGTTATTCGGATCCTATTCAGATCAATGCTCAGGTTTCAATTAAGAATAAATCTACTATCGCAACAATGATGCACATGAAACAAATGCAGAATGTTGATATAACTTTCAGTTATACGGTTTATACCTATGACCCTGTTGCAAAGCTGTATTTTCAGTGTTTTAGGGGCGGGGTTGATGCAGAATTAAGCGGTCTGATTGATAAAAGTGGCGGACAGTTAAACATTTCCATAAGTGACTATGAAGCTTCTGATGTTACTTCACCAAAACTTTTTGATTTCAGCATTTCTGTTCTTCCTGAAGAATCAGTAGCCGAACAGGCCATTCATTTTGCAGTAGGCAGCACTGATAATATTGTCAAACCCTGGGGAATCAATGTAACATCAAGTGCTGCATAATAATAACTGTTTATTTTCCGTTCCCATGCCTGACCAGGTTAAACTGTCCTGAGCATGCATGGGAACTTTTCCATTATGACTAAACAAAACAGGTAAAAAATTTATGGCAGGAAAACTTGCTCGTGTAAGCTGGGAAATGGGGCAGGCGCTGCTCCCGGAACATTTTACTGCCCAGGAAGATGCCCTTGAGGCTGGTGCGGCTGTCCGTTCACGTTTAAAGGGGCTTCCTGATTATGGTATTGCCGCATTAAAAGTAAATGACACCTTATTGTCAGAAGGCGTTTTTTCCATTACATCCATGACTGCTGTCATGCCTTCGGGCCTGCTTCTGGATGTGCCTGGAAATGCGGTTATTACTTCATTTAACCTTAATGTCCCTGGACTTTCTATGGTTCCTGTCTATCTCCATGTACTTAAAAGAAAATCTCAAACAGGAGAAGATAAAAAAAGCGAAGAAGACAACGAAATATCCAGGATAATACATCAGATAGTACTTTCTTCAGAACAAAGCCATGCCAATGCTTTTGAAACCATGAAAATTGCACAGTTTGAAAAAAATCCTGATGGAATATGGGTTCTTTCTGGTTCTTATATTCCTCCCCTGCTTCAGGTGGGAACATCAATGTTCCTGGAATCGGAATTAACAGAACTGTCAGGTTCACTGGAGCTTTTTCAATATAAGCTGACCCAGGAAATTGCCGCAAGTTATCTCAGCGGCGACAGCCTTACCAGTGCCAAACAATGCCTGAAATCTGTTTACCGGATAAAGAGGTTTCTGGCAAATATTTTGTTTAAGATAAATATCCATCCATATTATGTTTATGAAGCATTAAAGGATTTTTATACAGAGGTCTGCTTTTACGAAAACACGGTTCCGGAAAATATAACAGTTCCTTTTGACTGCGATCAGCTTGGAAAAACTTTTTCAGAAATTTTTAACCCTTTAAAAGAACAGATGCAGGTGGTTCAGGCTCCTTCGCCGTATTTACCTTTTGAATTAAAAGATAATGTATGGCAGATAAAACTTCCTCCAAGAACCAGGGAAGCAAGAGATGTATATTTTCTTATCCAGAAAAAACATGTAAGTGAAACAGTATCATTAAAAGAATTGAAACTGGCAGGCCTGTCCAGGGTTTCTCTTGTTCATAAACTTGCGCTCCAAGGGGTTCCAATTCAAAAAATTGACAGGCCCCCTTTTCAGCACACCTTTGGTTCAGAAGTGGATTTTTTCTTGATTTCCCAGGGAGAGGAATGGGATCATGCTCTGCGTGAAATGGCCCTGGGGTTTTATCATACAAGTCATTTTGAAGGAATGAACTACTACCTTTACTGGCGTTTTGCATGAGTATAAGCAGGAGGGATTATTGAATTTTTTTAAAAAATTTAATTACAGGCCGGAACCGGTATCTCCTGATCCTGTTTTAGAAAGCATTATTCAAAATCTGAACAATATCCTGAATACAAGAATGGGATACGGTTCCCCTCTTGCTGATTTTGGCATTCGTGATATGAACGAATATACCTCAAGGGGACATATTGCCAATGCGGTTATGGATGAAGTTAGAAGAAATATTGAATTATATGAACCTGGAGTTGAAATTCTTGACATTTCAATAGACAATGATACAAATCCTTTTAAACTGTCTTTTAAAATTGAATGCAGGATAAAGGAAAGTGCCCGGTCTATGAAAATGGTATTTGATACAGTTATGAATTCAGTTCATGTGGATAATTTATAGAAAGAAAAGCTGATGAATCTAAAATATTGTTTTTTTTCCATCTTTATTGCTATTGCTGTTCCTGTTTTTTTTAATAGTTACATTTTTGCAGCAGCCCCGGCTCTGCCTCAGGCTAATTTTACTTCAAATGTTCAAATGCTGCCTGAAAACAAAGGCACGGCAGAAATTACTATAACCCTTACCTCAACACCGGCAGCAGATGTAACTATATCTTATATAGTCAGCGGAACAGCAGCTGGACAGGGAATAGATCATGACCTTGCTGACGGCCAGATATTAATAGAAGCCGGAAAAGTCAGCGGCAGTGTTTCTTTTAACATTATAGATGATGATCTGGATGAAAGCGATGAATTCATAATTGTTGAAATGGATATTTTGACCAATGCTGCAAAAGGTTCAATTTCAGTTCAAACAATAACAATCCAGGATAATGATACATCCATAACTCCTTCTGTTTCCTGGATTTCTTCAATTCAGCAAAAAGCGGAAAGTGCAGGCAGTGTCAGTGTTGCCGTAATGATGAGCAGAACAGCAGATTATGATGTAACAATACCTTATACTGTGAGCGGTACAGCACAAACCGGTGCAGACCATGATCTTGTTGACGGGAGCATACTTATACCTGCTGGAAAGGATACAGGCATTGCTGTATTTAATATTATTGATGATTCTGAAATTGAAGATAATGAAACTATTATTTTAACTATGGGCGAAATTGTAAATGCTGACAGGGGTTCTGTTACTGTGTTTACATTAACAATCTTAGATAATGACAGGGCTGCTGAAATACCGTCTGTATCATGGGCTTCAGCTGTCCAGCAGGTAAGGGAAAATGCGGGTATTGTTACAATAACGGCTGTATTAAGTACTTTATCTGCAAATGATGTTATATTGCCTTTTACAATAACCGGTACTGCTTCAGGTGATGGAACTGACCACGATCTTACTGACGGCGAAATGACCATACCAGCAGCCAGCAGCATGGGAACCATTGTCATAAACCTGACAGATGATGCACTTGAAGAAGGAGATGAGACCATAATAATAACAATGGGTTCTCCTGAAAATGCTGTACCTGGGGCAATAACTGTCCAAACTATAACCATTCAGGACAATGACATAATCGGAGACCCTTCAGTATCATGGGCATCTTCTCTTGAACAGGTATCAGAAGATAGTGAAACTGTAACAATAACAGCAGTATTAAGCACTTCATCAATCAAAGATATTACCATCCCATACACAGTCAGCGGAACAGCAGCAGGGGGAGAGGTTGATCATAATCTGGCAGACGGGATTATTACCATCCCGGCAGGAAATGTAACAGGAACAGCAGTATTTAATATTACAGACGATACAACACCTGAATCAAATGAAACCATAATTGTAACTATGGGGGAACCTGAAAATGTTAAAAAAGGCTCTATTACCATATTTACTGTTACCATTATAGATAATGATATTGCTCTCAAACCCTCGGTGTCCTGGGCATCTGCGGTACAGCAGGTAACAGAAGGGGCTGGAACAGCCTCAATTACAGCAGTCTTAAACATGGCTGCTGTTGATGATGTTCTCATACCCTATACAATAACAGGAAGGGCAGAAGGCGGCGGGGTAGATCATGATCTTTCCGATGGTGAAATTATCATTCCTTCAGGAGGAAACAACAATAATATTGTGTTTAACATCACAGACGACACCCTGCATGAAGAAGATGAAACTATTATTGTAATAATGGGTACACCTGTAAATGCTGACAAAGGCTCTATTTCCATTCATACAATAACCATTCAGGATAATGATACGGCTCCTACACCTTATGTTTCATGGAATGCCCCCCTTCAACAGGTTCCTGAAAATGCTGAACAGGTTAAATTAACGGCTGTTCTCAGCATGGCAGCAGAAAGTGATGTTACCGTGCCTTTTACCATAAAAGGAAGTGCTGAACCAGGAGGTGTGGATCATGACCTTGCTGACGGAGAAATTACAATTCCAGCAGGTGAAAGCACCGGTACCCTTTTGTTTAACCTTGTTGACGATACATTTTACGAGGAAGATGAAACAATTATTGTAATTATGGGTACGCCGTCAGGTGCTGACAAAGGCTCTATTACCATACATACAATCACAATCCTGGATAATGAAACAGTTTTTGTATCTTTTACATCAGCAAGCCAGCAGGTAAGAGAGGACGCAGGGGTAATTGAGATAGGGATTGTTATGACAACAGCATCAGGTGAAGATGTAACCATACCTTATACATTGAGCGGGACTGCTGAAGGAGGCGGAACTGACTATGAACTTGAAGACGGCGAGATTATAATCAAGGCAGGAAAGACCTCTGCAAAATTAATTTTCAATCTTATAGACGATGAAATCTTTGAGCAGGATGAAACTGCAATCCTAACTATGGGAACCCCGGTAAATGCAGGACACGGGTCAATTACAGTACACACAATAACCATTACCGAAGATCAGGGACTTGTATCAGCATCAGACGGCGGCGGCGGATGTTTTATAAAAAGCTTAAAACATTAAATAACTTTAAGATTAGAAAGAGGAATAATGAAATCTGAAAAAAAAATTGGACTTGTTCTGGCAGGATTTATAATCAGCCTGATATTTTCATCAGAAATTATGGCACAGGACAAACTGTATTACATGGGCGGTTATCTGAGCTATTCAATGGAAAGTATTGACAGTGATGCCATATCAAATGAATTTTTACAGCCTGTAAATGTAGATTTCAGCAGCTCCCTGGGAATACAGGCAAGGGGAGGCATGGAGATTAAAGAATTTTTGTTTGGAGAAGCCATGATAGAATATCTCAGTCCTTTTGAAGACAGTTCAGATAATAAAACCGCTGAAGTCAGTGTTATAAATGCAGGTGTCAACTGCAAGGCAATTCTTACATTCTGGAACAGGCTTGAACCTTATGCAACAGCAGGTCTGGGGCTTATGTATGCTAAAAAAGATATAAGTTTTCAGGATCAGTCAAGCTCAGACACAAATTTCGGTATGAATGCAAGACTTGGCGCGGGGCTTAATATCCTGCTTTCCCCAGAACTTTTTCTCGGGTTTGAAACTGCCTATGTTATGGGAGTAGGCGGTACATCTTATGTTAAATATATTAACCTTTCATTAGGGATGTGTTACCGGTTTTAATATGGGTACTCTTGTATGCCGCATAGAACTGAATAAAACAAGTGGTATTACCCTTACTGTTGAGAATAAGGACGGTAAGATTACCCAGACAGCGGTTATGGATGGAACAAGCATAACCATTACCTGTAAAGGGGAAAAAGAAACCACCACCATAACCCAGAAACCTGAAAGCATTGTTCATACATGCAAAGGAAAAGAAACCAGCACCATAACCCAGATGCATGACAGTGTTGCCATTAAATGCAAAAAATTCAGTGTTGAAGCTGCTGAAACCATAGATTTGAAATCCACCAAGGATACAACAATAAAAAGCGACGGCAAACTTGATGCTCAAAGTGCAAAAGACATGACATTAAAATCAAGTGCAAAATTAACTGGAAGTGCCACAGCAGATGCTTCAATTTCAGGCAATAATGTCAAAATATCAGGTACTGCAAAAACTGATATTAAGGGGGCACAGCTTGCTCTTGAAGGCCAGACAAAAGCAGATTTAAAGAGCGTTATGATAAAAATAGAAGCAAGCGGAACATTAAATGCAGAAGGCCAGATGACAACAATAAAAGGACAAATGGCTAATATCCAGGGAAGTTTTGTGAAAATAGGATAACAAAAACTACAGGGATTTTATTTAAGCAAGGATTTTATTTAAACAGTGATTTTATTTAAGCAGGGTTTTATCCTTGCTTAAATAAAATCCTTGTAGAGCATGTTTTATCCTTGCTTAAATAAAATCCCTGTAGAGCAGAGAATTATATATAACAACAAACTATTCAGGCAAAACAGATGCAGATTGACGATCCTCTTTACAAGGCATTTTTAGAACAGGTACAGGAACTTGAAAACTTCCGTATGACCTATGCTTCAGTTCATCCCCATGTTCCCATGGACAGGGATGACCCTGATGTGAAACGAATGATTGAAGCAATGGCCTTTTTTTCAGCC from the Desulfonema limicola genome contains:
- the tssB gene encoding type VI secretion system contractile sheath small subunit, with the protein product MAIQDEIPKSRLTLRYKTEVNGQPEDVSLPLRLLVANDFSLGSSKDRKVDLDERRIRSMNGKNTDSVMKDMGIKVNFAVPNKIDPDKAEDMQVDIPIDSIRAFSPDQVAKHVPKVKSLLMLKELMEEVISNVDNRKDFRKLLGELMSNEEALAKMMEELKGYESLKLPSAG
- the tssC gene encoding type VI secretion system contractile sheath large subunit, whose translation is MAEETQTQEKTEQAAESLDLKRFLSSMRLKTEISEPVPMIQDDFQVVAADVSDEDRFLSSMAALLLNVDVSERRLDKGKILEVIARIDKMVNDQLNEIIHNEQFKQVESAWLSLNNLIQTTNFKANIMIDVLDVSKDELAEDFEANAVDITSSALFKKVYVAEYDQYGGKPYGAIIGGYELDHTPADEFWLKIMGKIAAASHAPFIGSVSPKFFGCETIEELSAIKDLEGLMNQPKYASWNKLRESEEAAYVGLALPRYIVRLPYSPTTNPCRELNFEEKIQGDNSADYLWGSAVIPFAQNMVRSFEQSGWCQYLRGPKGGGLVRGLPVHMFNIRGEDEMKVPVEMVIPDYRELEYANAGFMPMVYRKGTGDACFFSCQSIKKAKKFKDPKDSENAQLVTNISYTFSITRIAHYVKCIMRDNIGSSANAPYIKDTLTKWINKYITTVVNPDDLTLRYYPFKAASVEVVEQEGMIGWYSCSIGILPHIQFEGMDVELRLDARL
- the tssK gene encoding type VI secretion system baseplate subunit TssK, which gives rise to MAGKLARVSWEMGQALLPEHFTAQEDALEAGAAVRSRLKGLPDYGIAALKVNDTLLSEGVFSITSMTAVMPSGLLLDVPGNAVITSFNLNVPGLSMVPVYLHVLKRKSQTGEDKKSEEDNEISRIIHQIVLSSEQSHANAFETMKIAQFEKNPDGIWVLSGSYIPPLLQVGTSMFLESELTELSGSLELFQYKLTQEIAASYLSGDSLTSAKQCLKSVYRIKRFLANILFKINIHPYYVYEALKDFYTEVCFYENTVPENITVPFDCDQLGKTFSEIFNPLKEQMQVVQAPSPYLPFELKDNVWQIKLPPRTREARDVYFLIQKKHVSETVSLKELKLAGLSRVSLVHKLALQGVPIQKIDRPPFQHTFGSEVDFFLISQGEEWDHALREMALGFYHTSHFEGMNYYLYWRFA
- the tssE gene encoding type VI secretion system baseplate subunit TssE, coding for MNFFKKFNYRPEPVSPDPVLESIIQNLNNILNTRMGYGSPLADFGIRDMNEYTSRGHIANAVMDEVRRNIELYEPGVEILDISIDNDTNPFKLSFKIECRIKESARSMKMVFDTVMNSVHVDNL
- a CDS encoding Calx-beta domain-containing protein, whose amino-acid sequence is MNLKYCFFSIFIAIAVPVFFNSYIFAAAPALPQANFTSNVQMLPENKGTAEITITLTSTPAADVTISYIVSGTAAGQGIDHDLADGQILIEAGKVSGSVSFNIIDDDLDESDEFIIVEMDILTNAAKGSISVQTITIQDNDTSITPSVSWISSIQQKAESAGSVSVAVMMSRTADYDVTIPYTVSGTAQTGADHDLVDGSILIPAGKDTGIAVFNIIDDSEIEDNETIILTMGEIVNADRGSVTVFTLTILDNDRAAEIPSVSWASAVQQVRENAGIVTITAVLSTLSANDVILPFTITGTASGDGTDHDLTDGEMTIPAASSMGTIVINLTDDALEEGDETIIITMGSPENAVPGAITVQTITIQDNDIIGDPSVSWASSLEQVSEDSETVTITAVLSTSSIKDITIPYTVSGTAAGGEVDHNLADGIITIPAGNVTGTAVFNITDDTTPESNETIIVTMGEPENVKKGSITIFTVTIIDNDIALKPSVSWASAVQQVTEGAGTASITAVLNMAAVDDVLIPYTITGRAEGGGVDHDLSDGEIIIPSGGNNNNIVFNITDDTLHEEDETIIVIMGTPVNADKGSISIHTITIQDNDTAPTPYVSWNAPLQQVPENAEQVKLTAVLSMAAESDVTVPFTIKGSAEPGGVDHDLADGEITIPAGESTGTLLFNLVDDTFYEEDETIIVIMGTPSGADKGSITIHTITILDNETVFVSFTSASQQVREDAGVIEIGIVMTTASGEDVTIPYTLSGTAEGGGTDYELEDGEIIIKAGKTSAKLIFNLIDDEIFEQDETAILTMGTPVNAGHGSITVHTITITEDQGLVSASDGGGGCFIKSLKH
- a CDS encoding porin family protein, translated to MKSEKKIGLVLAGFIISLIFSSEIMAQDKLYYMGGYLSYSMESIDSDAISNEFLQPVNVDFSSSLGIQARGGMEIKEFLFGEAMIEYLSPFEDSSDNKTAEVSVINAGVNCKAILTFWNRLEPYATAGLGLMYAKKDISFQDQSSSDTNFGMNARLGAGLNILLSPELFLGFETAYVMGVGGTSYVKYINLSLGMCYRF